A single genomic interval of Candidatus Eisenbacteria bacterium harbors:
- a CDS encoding HAD family hydrolase, with the protein MNAGRSSSKEQSIESRWAVFVDRDGTIIDETGYLSDPDGVRILPHASSGLRKLNRIGIPVIVVSNQSGIARRMFTAEDVERVNQRMRDLLAADGARVDAIYFCPHHPDYDVECDCRKPRPGLLVAASKERGISLKESFMVGDKLIDMQAGRAAETSTVFVRTGDGQKELQAAGAEISAVADAVCEDLSEAVEWILEQRNLRR; encoded by the coding sequence TTGAACGCAGGAAGATCGTCGAGTAAGGAGCAATCGATTGAGTCGCGGTGGGCGGTCTTCGTGGATAGAGACGGGACGATAATAGACGAGACCGGTTATCTCTCCGATCCTGACGGGGTCAGAATTTTGCCGCATGCCTCCTCGGGCCTCAGAAAACTCAACCGGATTGGCATTCCGGTCATAGTTGTTTCAAATCAGTCCGGAATCGCGAGACGAATGTTCACGGCCGAAGACGTGGAGAGGGTAAACCAGAGGATGCGGGACTTGCTTGCGGCCGATGGCGCCCGCGTGGATGCAATCTATTTTTGTCCCCATCATCCCGACTACGACGTCGAATGCGATTGCAGAAAGCCTCGGCCCGGACTCCTTGTTGCGGCATCCAAGGAACGGGGAATATCGCTCAAGGAGAGTTTCATGGTCGGCGACAAGCTCATAGATATGCAGGCTGGAAGGGCGGCAGAGACGTCGACCGTTTTTGTGCGCACGGGTGATGGGCAAAAGGAGTTGCAGGCCGCCGGGGCCGAGATATCAGCGGTCGCGGACGCGGTTTGCGAGGATCTTTCCGAGGCCGTCGAATGGATACTGGAGCAGAGAAACCTCCGTCGCTAG